The Chryseobacterium phocaeense genome includes the window TTAAAGATCCTTTTTTTATAGGTACTTACAGTAGACATCCGGATATTCAGCTTATTGGCGATCTCCAAATTTCCGGTTCCGCTGGCAAGCAGATGGAAGATCTCATGCTCTCTTGCAGACAGCTTTTCTTCCGGGTTGCGTTGTTTATTCTGAATGAGAAGGCCTACCAGTTCACTTGGATAGTAATAGCCTTTCTCAACGACAGATTTTACAGCTCCCCGTATTTCTTCTTCGCTGCTTTGTTTACTAAGATATCCTTCGGCACCTTCACGGATGTACTGTATGGCAACATCCTTATCGTGTCCTGAAAATACAAGGATTTTCAGATCTTCCTGAATGTTTTTAAGTTCCGGAATCATTTTTTTGTATTGGGTTCCCGGCATATCGATATCCAGAAGAAGAAGGTCATAAGGCTGGGCGGCCAGATGACTCTTGACCTGCTCATAATTTTCGGCAAAATCTATGGCCAGCTCAGGATAAGCAGACTCCAACACCAGAGCGGTTCCCGCCCGTACTACATAATGATCATCAGCGATTAAGATTCTTTCATTCATAAAAATTTGGTTTTAATTGAGAGTTTTCGTCGATAATCTAACGGGAATCAGTTTGAAAAATAATCTTTTCAACGGATAATTCCGTATTCATATCGGAGGTTATTATATTTAGTTTTTTTATTTTTTTTAAACTTCAGGGATGGCCTGCTTTATATGGATATTTCTATTTTATCAGATCAGAATAAGACATATTGATCCTTAACAACGGCTTTGCAGTTTCCTGCGGAAGTCCTTTGTCAATAGTATTCCACGTGAAAGTTTTACGCTGTCTGTACATGTACGGAAACAAAATACAGAAAACGGGTTCAGGCCTTCATCCATACAAAAAATGATCTATGTTTCCTGCTTGATTAGGGCAGGGATGTGTTAATAATAATCATTGTACAGGTCGAAGTTTTTTTAAGCGGAGGGAATTCCAGAGCAATTTTTTTTCATGAAATATTTTGTGTTTTGGGCTTTGTCATTAAACAAATTTGGAATGAGCTGTAAAATTAGTGATTTTATGCACATAAAATATCATTGAAAATCATTTTTGACAGAGATTTTATCTGCATACCACGTAGGGATAGCAGGAAATGGTGATTTTATTTCATTTTATTGTGAAATATTTAGCTAAAAATCTGATTTCTTCTTTATTTTGAAAATAAAAAACCTCCCAAAAAAGGGAGGCGAATAAAAATTGACTGTATATTGAATAAGAATTCAATCATTATTTATTGTTTTCAAGCCATTTCAGCCTGCGCAGATCAGGAAGATGTTTCACTTTGAAATGCTCGAAAACAGCTGTAAATCCGTTTCCGTCCGGGCATGCGGCCATTAAACCTACCATAACTGGTGTATTGTCCTGCAGATGGGCATTACGCATCATTATGTAGTTTTTATCATCAAAAGAATAAAATATTTCCACAGCATCCAGTCTTCTGATGGCTTTGATCCAAACCTCAGAAGGTGTTTTGTCCAGAGTGATGACACTCCAATCGCTGGTTCCGTGGGTAACTACAGTACTGAGGTTGTATTTCCCGTCCACGAATTCGATACCGGCTTTTATATAATTTTCTTTGTCTGTCCGTAGCATAAGCCCCATCTGGTCAAACCTGGCTTTATACTGTCCGCTGATCTTTACTTTTGCCTCAAACTCTCCTCCGTAGGTTGCATAATAAAAAGGAGCGTCATCTACCGTAAATCCATAATGCGAAATTCTCCAGTAGTCACTTTGAGGAGTCACAGTCATTGATAAACTGTTATTTTTAATCTCCCATTTTTCAGGCTCATTGAACCAGCTCATCTTTTCCAGGGTCTGTGCAAAGACTTGCTGGGCCGTGAAAAACATGCATACACTTAAAATCAATCTTTTCATCCTCTTTAGCTGGGCGTAAATTATTATTTTAGCAAAAGTAAAATTAAACCCATATTCTGCCAATACTGATAAATAACCATTTATGGAGATCATAGACAAACTGAACAGTCGTCTTCTTGACAGGGCAGCCGTGAAATGTGAGCTCGATACTGAAGTGTATAAACTCCGGGCATTGATCTATATGCAGATGGAAGGCGCAATAGCTGTTTTAAGTGATATGCAGGCGGATAAAAGCTATGTGTATAAATCTGCAGCGGCACTTGAACTGGGGTTGACTATGGAAGATAATCCTGCCGAGATTAATTCTATCTGGGAAGAAGAGATTATTAAAAAAATACATCCGGAGGACCGTCTGAAAAAATACATCCACGAGCTAAGATTTTATGAACTTATGGAGTCTATGGACGCAGAGGTCCGTGCAGAATACGGTGTTCTTTCAAAAATCAGGATGAAAGATAAAAATGACCGGTACAGGCTGGTGAAGCACCGGATGTTTTATATCTATTCCCCGGATAATGGAAAACTTAGATTTGCCCTTTGCCTTTATCATATTGCAATCGATCAGTCCCAGCCCCTGATTCCCGATTTCATGACTATTAACACTGCTAAAGGACAGATCGTAGCAAAAGACAAACTGGATTATAAAACCATCCTTTCCAAAAGAGAACTTCAGGTGCTGAAATATGTAGGTGAAGGCTATGCCAGTAAAGAAATTGCAGAATTTTTATCCATAAGCATCAATACCGTAAGCAGACACCGCCAGAATATTCTTGAAAAGCTGAATGTGAAGAATTCCGTGCAGGCATTCAAAGACAGTTTTTATTAATTTCTACCGGATATTTCCTGAACATCCGAAAAGTTCACCGTGTTTTTTTTATTCTTATCTTTAAATTTATAGATTAAATTTCTACTATAAACCAATGATGATAATGAAAAGAAGCAAAGAAATTACCGGACAGTATTTTGATTTTCTTGAAAAGCACATCCGGGATGTGCTTTCCGGAGTGACCCCTGAATTTATGGAACTCAATGAAATTGCAGGTCAACTTGCGATTTCCCACACGCATCTTACCGATACCATAAAAAAAGAGAAAGGGAAGCATCCATGTTATTTTTATGACGAAAAAATTATCCACGAAGCTAAAACGATGATAAGAGATTCCGAACTTTCTATTGCGGAAATTGCAAGAATTTTCACTTATGATCCCTCTAATTTTTCCAAGTTTTTTAAGAAAATGACTGGGATTACTCCCGGGGAATTCAGGAAAAGCAACAGGGAGACAGTATAAAACACTTAACATATTCATGTTTTTTTAGAGAAAGACACTATCCTGGGAATTTTTTTCTATTTAAAAATTTAAGAAAAGTTTCAGTTGTAAAAAATAATATTTTAGTAATGAGGCAATTGTAAAAACATTTGTCTTTTTTTGTGATTTATTTAGAAATAGAGATTTATTACTGTCTTTTTTTTGTTAATTTTAGGTTCAGATAAAAACTAATTAATTATCAAAACGGGTGATTGGAGGTATTGATAGGTAAAATAATTTGATTAAAAGATTATAAGACAAAGCGTATTATTTAAAAGGCCATATTTTAAATACCATAGATTTTGCAAGCTTTAAATAATTATATATTTGTTTCTTCAAACAACTAAACACTAACAACTAATATTAACAACTAACACTAACAGAACATTAAGGATGAGTATTGATTTTACAACAGCAACATTTAAAGATTTTGAGAACATTCCGGATTATGATATTGCTCAGAGAGCAGATTATTTTTATGAATTTCTTGATCACATGAAGTCCAGGGGACACATGAATTACAGACTAAAAAATACTTCAGGAAGTAATGCAACATTAAATATAGATATTGCCAACCAGAATAATGAGTATGTAAGCTTTGTTTCCAGCGATTATCTCGGTTTTACACAGCATCCTAAAGTAAAGCAGGCGGCCATCGAAGGAATAGAGAAATACGGAACGGGTACAGGAGCATCACCCCTTATCGGCGGATATTTTGATTATCATAGCGCGATAGAAAAAAAGATCGCTGAATTTTTTGGAAGAAAGGAAGAGGAAGTGATCTTGTTCACTACCGGTTATGCCGCTAACAGTGCTACTTTACAGATCCTTATGCAGAAAGAGGATATTGCTATTTTAGACATGGGAGTGCATGCCAGTGTACATGAAGGATGTGCTTTTACCAATAAAAAAACATTTCCGCACAATAATTTGGAAGCTTTGGAACATATTTTGAAGGTATGTGAAAATACGTACCGTACAAAGCTTGTTATAGTAGATGGAGTTTATTCCCAGGAAGGGGATGTCTCGCGCGCTAAAGAAATATATGCTCTTGTAAAAAAATACAATGCCTATCTCATGGTAGATGACGCCCATGGCGTTGGGGTCATGGGAAAAACCGGAAGAGGAGCCCTTGAGGACGACGGTTTACTGGATAAGGTAGATTTTATAACAGGAACGTCCAGCAAGACTTTCGGTAACCTTGGGGGATACGTAATTGCTAATAAGAAAATAGCATCATTCCTGAAGTTCCAGTCGAGACAGCATATTTTCTCAGTAACAGCCCCTCCTTCTTCCTTCGGAATTTTAAAAGCCATTGATTTGATTGATGAAGAACCGTTCTGGATGGAGAAATTGTGGGATAACATCAATTATTTCAAAACAGGGCTTAATGATTTAGGGTTAGATACCGGAATTACCTGTTCAGCAATTATTCCCGTGAAAATAGGAGATCAGAACAAGATGTGGGATATTGGCAGAATATTGCTTGAAGCAGGGGTGTATACCAATCCTATTATGTATCCTGCCGTAGCCAGAAAAGATGCGCGCATCAGAATGACTGTAACAGCCCGACACGAAAAAGAACATCTAGACAAAACACTGAATGTCTTTGATGATATTAATAAAAAATTGCATATTGCAAAAAAATAATAAATTATGCCCAGAAAAGTAGTGCAAGGCCCCATCAGGGACAAAGAAAAAACAAAGCAAAAGCTGCTTGTAGCAGTTGGAAAAATTTTAAGAGTGAAAGGATACTCAGGTCTGAAAGTAAGTAAGATTGCAGCGGTAGCCGGTTTCGACAAAAAGCTTATTTATGAGTACTTTGGAAGTACGGATAAGCTTATTGACGAATATATCAAGTCTCAGGATTACTGGAGTAAATTCAGCCCGGATATCGAAGAAGAAGTACAGGTTGGAAAAGGTAAGGAGGCTTTAACTCAAGGGATTCTGATGCAGTTTGAAAGTCTTAAGAAAAATAAGGAACTGCAGAAAATTATTCTTTGGGAGCTTTCTGAAAGCAAGCCGATACTTAAAAATATCCTTAAGCAAAGAGAAGATGTTGCTGCTAATTTATTTGAAAATGTAACAGATCCTTATTTCGGGGAAAATGCTACTAATGTAAGAGCCATGCTGGCTTTAATTGCGGCAGGTGTTTATTATCTGAACTTATTTCCTGCATATAACGGAACCGAATTCTGTGGGATTGATATGAGAACAGAAGAAGGAAGAGGTGAGGTTCAAAAAGTGATCGTAGAGATTATAGACCACTACTACAAAACCAAAAAAGCAAAAGATTGATCGTTAAAAGTTTTCCAATTTTACCAAAAGTAAGTTTTTGTGCATAATTTGAAAACTTTTAATTTTCAGATTAAAACTATATTTCTTATTTTTGACCAATGGAAAATTTTATCGTATCTGCAAGAAAATACCGCCCCCAGCAGTTTGACACTGTCGTAGGGCAATCTCACATTACAGATACTTTAGAACATGCCATTGGAGAAAACCAGTTGGCTCAGGCCTTACTTTTCTGTGGTCCGCGGGGTGTGGGTAAAACTACATGTGCCAGAATTCTGGCCAGAAAGATCAATGAAAAGGACGGCTCTGTTTCAGAAGACGGCTTCGCCTATAACATCTATGAACTGGATGCGGCGTCCAACAACTCTGTGGATGACATCAGGGAACTGATAGATCAGGTCCGCTTTGCGCCTCAGGTAGGTAAATATAAAGTTTATATTATCGATGAGGTGCACATGCTGTCTTCTGCAGCCTTCAATGCTTTCCTTAAAACACTTGAGGAGCCCCCTGCCCACGCTATTTTTATTCTCGCAACTACAGAGAAGCACAAGATTATCCCTACCATTTTATCAAGATGTCAGATTTATGATTTCAAGAGAATCACCATTGAAGATATTCAGGGACATCTCAGAAACATCGCCCAGAAGGAGAGTATCCGGTATGAAGATGATGCTTTATATCTCATTGCCCAGAAAGCGGATGGCGCCTTAAGAGATGCACTTTCTATTTTCGACAGGCTTTCCACATTTTCCCAGAAAAACATTACACTGGCCAAAGCTGCTGAAGTACTCAATATCCTTGACTATGATCAGTATCTTAACATTGTAGACCTGGCCAAAGAAAACAAAATTCCGGAAGTGCTTTTTGCCTTCAATGAAATTGTTAAAAAAGGCTTTGATCCCCATATTTTTATAGCAGGTTTAGGAAATCATTTCAGGGACCTCATGATGGCACAGAACCCCGGAACCATAGAGCTTATAGAAGTAGGGGAGAAGACCAAGGTGAAATTTGTAGAGCAAAGTCAGAAATGGAATGCCCAGCAGCTGATCGACGGAATTGAGATCTGTAATCATGCGGATATCAATTATAAAAATTCCAAGAATCCAAGACTTACAGTAGAAATTGCATTGATGCAGCTGTCTTCCCTGACAGCTAATCCAGGCGATACTAAAAAAAAAAGTTCCTGATATTAGCACCGTTTCTCAGTGAAAAGCAGGAAGTGAAAATTCCTGAAAAAGCTCCGGAGAAAAAAGAGGTTATTAAGGAAGTTCCTACACAGCAGGCTGAAACCATCCAGGAAGTCTCTGTAAAAACCACCAAACCTTTATCAAGACAAGGAATCTCTTCAGGGTTCAGCATTAACTCTTTTCTGAATAAAGAAGAGAAAGAGGTAAAAGAAGAAATGGTAGCTGTAAAAACAGAAAATCTTCCCAAAAATCATTTTACTGAAACAGACCTGCAGATGGAATGGAATCTGATGCTGAAGCAGCTTCGGAACAAAAATACTTTCATTTTCAATGCAGTGAAAACTTTCAAGCTGATCAAAGCAGGGGAGAATGTCATTAAGGTTTTATACCCTTCAGATTCTGCCAAAGTTGAATTTGACAAAATAGCCGGAGAATTTTTTAATCATTTCAGAACCAAAGTTCACAATCATGCTATTGAGATAGATTATCAGAGAGATTTTGATAACCTCAAAATTGAAGTGATGACCAAAAGAAAAATCTTTGAAAAATTCATGGAGAGAAATCCGCTTCTGAAAGATCTGGATGATCTGATGAAGTTTGATCTGACCTGATTTTTTGTATTGATCATAATTTTTTTTTGTCAGATTAAGTTTTTTTATATCTTTGTCAAAGATTTTTGTTAAAATTAGATTTTTGACAAAAGCAAATCAGATTAAAACTAAACAACAGAAGTTTCAGAATCCAGTGGAAAAATCGTTTATCCCATCTCTGTCTCAGTTTGTACCCGCTAATTTCTTTAGCGGTTATTTTAGTTTTTCTGCTTTCTATTATAGAAATTTCAGAACGTATTACCGATTTTATTGGTATTACTAACTGAATTTCTTTCCAAAAAATACTGGAGAAGTAAAGTCCTTTTATTTTCCTGATTCCTTTAAACAATTTTGAACGGCATTTTTTGAAAAGAATTATAAAAATAAATTTTATAATGAAAGGACTATTGCTGTTATCTTAAAAATAAAAAAAAACAATAAATTTAAAAATATGAATTTAAAAGATGTAAAAAACGAGTGGATCAACGAGCTTTCACAGCCATTAATGATCGTGGGACCATGCAGTGCGGAAAGTGAGGCTCAGATGCTTGAAACCGCTAAAAGAATAAGGGAAACCAATGCACAGGTTCCTATCTTCCGTGCAGGAATCTGGAAGCCCCGCACCAAGCCGAATGGCTTTGAAGGAGTAGGTGTAATTGGTTTGAACTGGCTTAAGAAAGTAAAAGAAGAATACGGATTCAAGACAGCTACAGAGGTAGCGAATGCCCACCACGTATTTGCAGCTCTGGAAGCTGATGTGGATGTTCTTTGGATTGGGGCCCGTTCTACGGTAAATCCTTTTACCGTTCAGGAAATTGCCATGGCTTTGAGAGGAACAAATAAGCCGGTATTTGTGAAAAATCCTGTAAATCCGGATCTGGCTTTATGGATTGGAGCTTTGGAAAGACTTTTAGGACAGGATATTAAAAACCTTGGGGTGATCCACAGAGGATTTTCAACATACCAGAAAACAAAATACAGAAATAACCCGAACTGGCAGATCGCTCTTGATTTCAAAAGCCAGTTTCCCAATATTCCGATGCTGATAGATCCTTCTCACATCTGTGGAAACAGGACAGGTCTTGCAGATGTTACCCAGGAAGCATTGAACGTAGGATACCAGGGAGCCATTATTGAAACCCACTGTAATCCGGATGAAGCATGGAGCGATGCATCTCAGCAGATCACACCGGAAGTATTGGCAGAACTGATCGGAAACTTAAAGGTAAGAAATTCAGGTCTTGCAGGTTTTGATAACGAGATGGGAAGACACAGAACCCTGATCTCCGATCTTGACTTTCAGCTGATTGAACTTCTTTCCCAAAGAATGAAGATCTCCGAAAAGATCGGTAAGCTTAAAAAAGAGAATGATATTGCTATTTTCCAGCCTGAAAGATGGAAAGTAATTACAGAATACGCCACGCAGAAAGCCAGGGAAACAGGAATGTCTCAGGAATTTATTGAGAAGGTTTTCAAAGCAATCCACGAAGAATCTATTGAAGTACAGAATAGTATTATGATTAATAGATAGACTGAAGGAGTTTAAATATCAGGGTGCGGAATCACTATAAGTTCCGGATCCGTGTAAATAACAGGGCTTAGGGCATCTGGATTAAAGGAAAATATATGATTTGTTTTCAAGTATATCCGGAACCCTAAGCCCTAATTCCTTATATTTGCATCCATATTATCTATGAAAGGAAAAATCATAAAATCTACAGGCAGCTGGTATCAGGTCATGGAATTCGAAACAGACAAAATTTTCGAAGCCAGGATTCGTGGTAAATTCAAACTGATTAAAACAAGGCTTACCAATCCGCTTGCTGTAGGAGATTTTGTGGAATTTCAGCTCGAAACCGACGGTATTGCCTGGATCACCAAAATAGATCCACGTACCAACTATCTGATCAGAAAATCGGTTAACCTTTCAAAAGAGGCCCATATTATTGCTTCCAATATAGATCTGGCGTGTTTTATTTTTACGCTGAAACATCCGGAAACCTCACTGGGCTTCCTTGACCGGTTTCTGGCATGCTGCGAGGCTTATAATATCAAACCTCTTATTCTGTTTAATAAGATTGATGTTCTGAATGATGAAGAAATAGAATTGGTAAAAGATATCGAATTTCTTTATCAGGAAATAGGGTATGACACGCTGGAAATATCATCGTATTCCAAACTCAATTTCGATGAGCTTCAGGAAATTCTAAAAGATAAAACATCTGTGTTTTTTGGTCATTCAGGGTGTGGAAAGTCTACATTAGTGAATGCTTTGCAGCCCGGCCTGAATTTAAAAACTTCTGAAATTTCGGATTCCCATTTAAAAGGAAAGCATACCACTACCTTTGCCCAGATGCATTTCTGGGATTTTGGCGGAAACGTCATCGATACCCCCGGTGTCCGTGAGTTTGCAATGATTGACATTGAAAAAGAGGAAGTCCAGCATTATTTCCCGGAGATTTTCAAAAAGAGGGAAGAGTGCAAGTTTCACAACTGTCTTCACATCAACGAACCCAAATGTGCTGTCCTGGCTTTACTTGAAACCGGAGAAATTCAGCATTCCCGTTATGCTACCTATGTAAAGCTGATGGAAGAAGCGGAAGAAGCTTCCCAGAAATAAACTACCTGCAACCAAAACTTTTATCTTTACTTTGATTACATGAGTTAATCTGAGAATATCTGCCTGTTTATTTTTACAAAAAGATGCCGGGCTCCATAAAGGATATTCCGGATTTACAATAATTCTACTTTTACGGTCATTAATTCTGCCAAAAATGGCAGTATTCTCTCATCAATTTTTTTCTTAATACAAAAGACGAAAAAAATATCAAAAAATTAATATTATCTCATTGATTGAAATAGAAGCAATAATGTATTAATATGCTTTTATTGGGTTTCAAAAATTATCAAATCCTCAATAATAAAGTTGATTTTTTGTCAATAAAAAACCCAGCCGAAGCTGGGTAAAAACTAATAACCATGAAAACTCAAATTAAACATGAGAATCGTAATAGAATTAACAATTACTGTGCCAAAGTTTTTTCGCCATTTCTTAATAAAAGTTATTTTTATGTTAAAAAAAATTTAAAATAAAAATCAAAGATATTTTTTGTAATTTTGCGCCATTAAAAAAATATACATTTATGTCTAACATTACATTCACTATGATTAAGCCTGATGCAGTTGCAGACGGACATATCGGTGCTATATTAGGAAAGATCGCAGAAGGAGGTTTTAAAATCAAAGCTTTAAAATTAACTCAACTTACGGTAGCTGATGCTAAAAAATTCTATGAAGTACACGCTGAAAGACCATTTTACGGTGAGCTGGTAGACTTCATGAGTTCAGGTCCTATTGTTGCTGCTGTTTTGGAAAAAGATAATGCGGTAGAAGACTTCAGAACATTGATCGGTGCTACAAACCCTGCAGAAGCAGCAGAAGGTACCATCAGAAAGATGTTTGCAAGAAGTATTGGTGAAAATGCTGTTCACGGTTCGGATTCCAACGAGAATGCGCTTATCGAAGCTCAGTTCCATTTTTCAGGAAGAGAGATTTTCTAAGAAAAACTACCTTGAAATATAAAAGCCAGAGATTTTTCTCTGGTTTTTTTGTGCCATATTGTCTGATCATGTGGTGTTTATAGATTGTTTTCCACAGCGTTCACCTTTTCTCTGTGCAGTTCGAGAGGCTTGTCCAGCAATACAGCAATTACTGTCATGTTTTTGTCAAGTCTGTCTTTCGGAAGGTCAATATATATAATCCCGGGTGTATCGCTCCAGTATAGTTTGCTGTATATACTGTGACTAATGATAGATCCGTCACCCACCACCCTGGTTCTCGCAATATTATTTTTTATTCCTTTTAAAGCTACCGGGCCGGTTGGTGTGCCTTCTACAAAAAGATAAAGCGTCTGTCTGTCTTTGGAAAGAGCACTCATTCCGGAATAATGTCCTTCAGGAAGACCTTTGCCTGTGTCATAAAGTGCTTCAGCATGCCGGCTGATCCATTGAAGGGTTTCCGGATTTGTTTTTGCCGTCTTAGGAATCTTCATGGCCTGTCCGTCGCCTGTAATTCCTGATCGATCCAGCAGGTTGTTTCCATTGTGAAGCGCATCTGCAAGGTCATAAGCTGCTGTTTTTGAATTCTTATTTTCCAGAATGTTATTGAGGGAGGACGAATTGTGCTTAAAATTGGCCACGAAAACAGGAGAGTCTTTGAAAACCAATTCTACTGTGGTCACATCCTGGTCGAATTTAATACCTGACAGGTCTATCGTCATTGTGGTTTCATGGTCAAAAGAAAAATTTACCCCGACATTTTCATCACCTATAATTTTCACAGCATCAGGCCGGGTCAGGAGACCATGGACCTTAACGAAATCTTTAGCTTCTTCAATGTAAAGGAAGACCGATTTCTTTGTTTCTGAAACAGCTGACTTTCCTTTATAATTTTCAAAGGGAATGCCATGGCTGGTTCCATAAATAGCCCTTTTGTTTTTTGAGGTCCACCTTCCAAGGTTTTTTAACATTTCAACCTGCCTTTCATCAATAGTTCCATCAGATTTAGGCGCGATACCGAGAAGCAGATTTCCTCCCATACTGATGATATCTGCCAGCGTTCTGATAATCATATTCGGAGTCTTATAATGGTGGTCGTAAGGCTGATATCCCCATGAATCATTCATCGTATAGCAAAGTTCCCAATACCGGCTCTGCGGCCTTACTACAGGTATTCCCTGTTCGGGAGTCTCATAATCGCCGTGATGGTTAAGCCTTGAATTGATAATAATATCAGGATTATTTTTTTTAAGGAGGCTTAAAGTCTGAGGAGCCTGCCACTCTTCAGAAGTGTGTTCCCAGTCACCATCGAACCATAAGAGATCAGGCTGATACTGAGAAGAAAGCTCTGCTAATTGGGTCTGATAATATTGAACGAACCGGTTCCAGCGTTCCGGATCATTTTTTATGTCATACCGCTTTTTTGTACGGGTATTGATATCGTAATACGGGTGACTCCAGTCAGGAAGGGAAAAGTATAGCCCTGTTTTCAGCCCTGTTTTTTTAAGGCTAGTAACAAAAGGTGTAAGCACATCTTTTTTAGCGGAGGAATGCTGTGGAATGGTGACAGCCTTTTCAGCTTTTGAATTCCATAACGAAACTCCGTCGTGATGCTTGGCGGTTATGACGGTGTATTGAGCACCGGATTCCTTAATTAATTGAGTCCATTGGTCCGGTTGGTATGCTGAAGCGTAAAAACCGTTCAGCTGCTTCATATAATTTTCATGGTTGATATAATTGTTAAAGAAAGCCCAGGACTCGGAAATACCATCCACGGAGTAAATTCCCCAGTGAATAAAGATTCCCAGCTTAGCATTTTTAAACCATTCCATTTTTTTGGGTTCTTCCGGTTTTATTTGTGCATGAATATGGGATGCAGACAGTATTAATCCTAAGAAAACGGCTTTGTTTAACCTGTTTTTCATTGTTTAATTTATTTTGATGTTAAATATAAATAAACAAGAGCTAATTTTTTTGAATTCTATGTTGAATCTTATAGTTATTGTTAAAAATATTAATAATAACTTTTGTATTTTAAAATGTTTTATATGGAAATATTGTATTTTTAGCAGGATCATAAATGGAATACTTCTTGTAAGTTCCATGAAAAGAAATGTTATGAAAATTCCAGCATTAGTAATGGCCAGCCTGCTGGCGGTAAGCGTATCGGCGCAGACCACAAAACCTGTAAAAAAAGTGAAAAAGCCGGTTAAGAAAGTAAAAAAGGCAGAGCCTGTAAAGACAAAAGAAACTGCCCAGACTAAATTTGTTCCTAAAAAAGATACCATTCTCGGCCATGGGGGAGGCTGTCCTGCCTGTGGAATGGGATAAAATATGAAAAAGCCATTGTTAGGACTTTCTATGATGCCGGAACCGGATTTCGTTTCCGCCATCCTTCCCATCCTTCAGGATCATTCCGTAGATGTACTGGAATGGTCTTTTGATACGCTCTATGATTTGGAAGAATCTGAATGGCTTTCCGGGCTTCTGGATTTCTATGCGGAGAACAACAGGCTTCTGGGGCATGGTGTTTATTACTCTCTTTTTGATGCCAGGTGGACAGAAAGGCAGGAAATCTGGCTTGAAAAATTAAAAAAAGAGGTTCAGCACAGAAACTACAACCATATTACGGAACATTTCGGTTTCATGAATACCGAAAATTTTCATCAGGGTGTTCCTTTGCCCGTTCCGCTTCACCCCAAAACCCTGCAGATAGGAAAAGACAGGCTCCTGAGGCTTCAGGACGCTGTAGAAATCCCGGTTGGCATAGAGAATCTTGCCTTCTCATTCTCTGTGAATGATGTAAAAGAGCAGGGAGAATTCCTTGACAAGCTTATAGAAGATATTGACGGATTTCTTATTCTTGATCTTCATAATATCTACTGCCAGTCCTGTAATTTTGAAACAGATATGTTAGAAATAATCAGGATGTATCCTTTGGAAAAAGTGAAGGAAATTCATCTGTCCGGAGGAAGCTGGCAGGAAAGTGCATATGGAAAAAAGCCTGTAAGAAGGGATACCCATGATGAGCGTATTCCGGAGGACATAT containing:
- the dnaX gene encoding DNA polymerase III subunit gamma/tau, whose protein sequence is MENFIVSARKYRPQQFDTVVGQSHITDTLEHAIGENQLAQALLFCGPRGVGKTTCARILARKINEKDGSVSEDGFAYNIYELDAASNNSVDDIRELIDQVRFAPQVGKYKVYIIDEVHMLSSAAFNAFLKTLEEPPAHAIFILATTEKHKIIPTILSRCQIYDFKRITIEDIQGHLRNIAQKESIRYEDDALYLIAQKADGALRDALSIFDRLSTFSQKNITLAKAAEVLNILDYDQYLNIVDLAKENKIPEVLFAFNEIVKKGFDPHIFIAGLGNHFRDLMMAQNPGTIELIEVGEKTKVKFVEQSQKWNAQQLIDGIEICNHADINYKNSKNPRLTVEIALMQLSSLTANPGDTKKKSS
- a CDS encoding DUF1349 domain-containing protein — protein: MKRLILSVCMFFTAQQVFAQTLEKMSWFNEPEKWEIKNNSLSMTVTPQSDYWRISHYGFTVDDAPFYYATYGGEFEAKVKISGQYKARFDQMGLMLRTDKENYIKAGIEFVDGKYNLSTVVTHGTSDWSVITLDKTPSEVWIKAIRRLDAVEIFYSFDDKNYIMMRNAHLQDNTPVMVGLMAACPDGNGFTAVFEHFKVKHLPDLRRLKWLENNK
- a CDS encoding helix-turn-helix domain-containing protein, with the protein product MIMKRSKEITGQYFDFLEKHIRDVLSGVTPEFMELNEIAGQLAISHTHLTDTIKKEKGKHPCYFYDEKIIHEAKTMIRDSELSIAEIARIFTYDPSNFSKFFKKMTGITPGEFRKSNRETV
- a CDS encoding TetR/AcrR family transcriptional regulator, which codes for MPRKVVQGPIRDKEKTKQKLLVAVGKILRVKGYSGLKVSKIAAVAGFDKKLIYEYFGSTDKLIDEYIKSQDYWSKFSPDIEEEVQVGKGKEALTQGILMQFESLKKNKELQKIILWELSESKPILKNILKQREDVAANLFENVTDPYFGENATNVRAMLALIAAGVYYLNLFPAYNGTEFCGIDMRTEEGRGEVQKVIVEIIDHYYKTKKAKD
- a CDS encoding aminotransferase class I/II-fold pyridoxal phosphate-dependent enzyme, whose product is MSIDFTTATFKDFENIPDYDIAQRADYFYEFLDHMKSRGHMNYRLKNTSGSNATLNIDIANQNNEYVSFVSSDYLGFTQHPKVKQAAIEGIEKYGTGTGASPLIGGYFDYHSAIEKKIAEFFGRKEEEVILFTTGYAANSATLQILMQKEDIAILDMGVHASVHEGCAFTNKKTFPHNNLEALEHILKVCENTYRTKLVIVDGVYSQEGDVSRAKEIYALVKKYNAYLMVDDAHGVGVMGKTGRGALEDDGLLDKVDFITGTSSKTFGNLGGYVIANKKIASFLKFQSRQHIFSVTAPPSSFGILKAIDLIDEEPFWMEKLWDNINYFKTGLNDLGLDTGITCSAIIPVKIGDQNKMWDIGRILLEAGVYTNPIMYPAVARKDARIRMTVTARHEKEHLDKTLNVFDDINKKLHIAKK
- a CDS encoding response regulator transcription factor, whose product is MEIIDKLNSRLLDRAAVKCELDTEVYKLRALIYMQMEGAIAVLSDMQADKSYVYKSAAALELGLTMEDNPAEINSIWEEEIIKKIHPEDRLKKYIHELRFYELMESMDAEVRAEYGVLSKIRMKDKNDRYRLVKHRMFYIYSPDNGKLRFALCLYHIAIDQSQPLIPDFMTINTAKGQIVAKDKLDYKTILSKRELQVLKYVGEGYASKEIAEFLSISINTVSRHRQNILEKLNVKNSVQAFKDSFY
- a CDS encoding response regulator transcription factor, which translates into the protein MNERILIADDHYVVRAGTALVLESAYPELAIDFAENYEQVKSHLAAQPYDLLLLDIDMPGTQYKKMIPELKNIQEDLKILVFSGHDKDVAIQYIREGAEGYLSKQSSEEEIRGAVKSVVEKGYYYPSELVGLLIQNKQRNPEEKLSAREHEIFHLLASGTGNLEIANKLNIRMSTVSTYKKRIFKKLNVSNIAELIKVHEMMH